The region CTGGTGTCCGTCAGTGAACGGACGGAGGAGATCGGACTACGGAAGGCTCTGGGGGCACGCAGCAGTGATGTGCTCCAGCAGTTCCTGGTGGAATCGTTGGTCCTGGCCAGCCTCGGTGGAGCCATTGGCACGGCAGGCGGCCTGGGAACGGTCGCTCTGGTGGCAGCGGTCAGTCCACTACCCGCGAGCATCGGGCTCACCACCGTGCTGGTCACGGTGGGCTTGTCAGGCTCCATCGGCCTGTTCTTCGGTGTCGTACCGGCCCGCCGAGCTGCAAAACTCGACCCGATCGTGGCGCTCAGAAGCCTCTGAGCCACACCACAGCAGCAATTTTCCTGCTTTACAGTCATTTATCATTTCCCAGGATCATGAATCAGCGTTGGCGCATTGTCGCCCTCTGGCTTCTGCCCATCGGCGTCGTGCTCCTGATCGGTTGGCAGGTGATCAGCAACGGTGGTCTGAACAGTCAGAACGCCGGGGGCACCACGGTGGCGCCTCGCAATGCAGCGGTGGCCCGCATGAGTTACGGCCGCTTCCTCGACTACGTGGAAGCCGGTCGCGTGACAGCTGTGGACATCTACGACGGTGGCCGCAATGCTGTGATCGAAGCCGTTGATCCTGACCTCGACAACCGCGTCCAGCGTCTGCGGGTGGATCTTCCCGGTCTTGCTCCGGAACTGGTCAACACCCTGAAGGAAGAGGGGATCAGCTTCGACATCCACCCCCCACGTACAGCACCTCAGGCCCTTGGCCTGTTGGGCAATCTGCTGTTCCCGCTGCTGTTGATCGGATCATTGATCTTCCTAGCCCGTCGCAACAGCGGCATGCCCGGAGGCCCCGGCCAGGCCATGCAGTTCGGCAAGAGCAAGGCTCGCTTCATGATGGAAGCGGAAACCGGTGTGATGTTTGATGACGTCGCCGGTGTTGCTGAGGCCAAGCAGGAACTTCAGGAAGTGGTGACTTTCCTGAAGCAACCCGAGCGTTTCACGTCTGTTGGTGCTCAGATTCCCCGTGGACTGCTGCTGGTTGGTCCTCCTGGAACTGGCAAGACACTTCTTGCCAAGGCGATTGCGGGTGAAGCTGGCGTTCCATTCTTCTCCCTGTCCGGCTCTGAGTTTGTCGAAATGTTCGTGGGTGTCGGTGCAAGCCGGGTCCGCGATCTGTTCAAGAAAGCCAAGGAAAACAGCCCCTGTTTGATCTTCATCGACGAAATCGATGCCGTTGGACGTCAACGTGGCGCTGGCATTGGTGGCGGTAATGACGAGCGTGAGCAAACTCTTAACCAGCTGCTCACCGAAATGGATGGTTTCGAAGGCAACAGCGGTATCATCATCATTGCGGCAACCAACCGTCCGGACGTGCTGGACTCAGCCCTGATGCGTCCTGGTCGCTTCGACCGTCAGGTCACCGTCGATGCCCCTGACATCAAGGGTCGACTCTCCATTCTGGAAGTTCATTGCCGCAACAAAAAGCTTGAAGAGGAGCTGTCCCTCGAGAGCATTGCCCGACGCACCCCAGGATTCACGGGTGCTGACCTAGCCAACCTGATGAATGAGGCCGCCATCCTCACGGCTCGTCGCCGCAAAGAAGCCATTGGCCTCAGCGAGATAGATGATGCCGTTGACCGGATCATCGCCGGCATGGAAGGCCGTCCACTGACCGATGGCCGAAGCAAGCGTCTGATCGCTTACCACGAGGTGGGCCATGCGTTGATCGGCACCCTGGTGAAGGATCATGACCCGGTTCAGAAGGTCACACTGATTCCTCGCGGGCAAGCACAGGGCCTTACCTGGTTCTCACCGGATGAAGAGCAGACCCTTGTGACCCGGGCGCAGCTCAAAGCAAGAATCATGGGAGCACTCGGTGGTCGGGCTGCAGAAGATGTGGTGTTCGGTCATGAGGAAGTGACCACAGGTGCTGGTGGTGACATTCAGCAAGTTGCTTCCATGGCTCGCCAGATGGTGACCCGCCTCGGGATGAGTGATCTGGGTCCCGTCGCCCTTGAAGGCGGAGGTCAGGAGGTGTTCCTTGGCCGAGACTTGATGTCCCGCAATGACATCTCGGAATCAATCTCCCAACAGATTGATGCTCAGGTCCGTCAAATGGTCAAGCGCTGCTACGAGGAAACTCTTGACATCGTCGCGGCCAACCGTGAGGCGATGGATCGCCTCGTAGAACTACTGATTGAAAAAGAAACCATGGATGGCGGCGAGTTCGCAGCTGTTGTGGCTGAATTCACTCAGGTGCCAGACAAGGACCGCACGGTGGTGATGCTCGACTGACAATCGATGTTTAATTGGTCTGCTCTCCTTATGCTTGAGCAGACCAACCCAGATCAATGATCCATGGCTGATCAGGATAGGATCCGCAATCCCATGGAGATCTACAGCAGTTTTCACGGAAAAGATTGGAGCCCACAGAGAGCCGCATTTCACCAAAATCTTGAACAGTTTGCCGACCGAATCGGCTTAATTGTCGGCTTGCAAGCCAATGGAAAAATCAGCCAAGAGGAGGCATACGAGCAGATTAAAGAACTCTGGAAGACTTTGAAAATCAGCCGCAACGATTTACTACCCAATGATGGCGATGAATTTTAAAATATTTAATGCATGATAACACTTACTAGGAATTATTTTGAATCTGGTTGTTTGAATTTGCGCCATCGGCATCTTTCCGAGCAATAGATCACTGAATCCCAGTTGTTTCGCCAGGCCTTGCGCCACTGAAACGGCCGCTCACAAACCGGGCAGATTTTGCTGGGCAATCCGGACTTCATTCCACAGCCTGAACGGGACGCTTATCGATGACGGAATCAATCAGGCCATACTCAACGGCCTCGCCGGGAGACATGAAAAAGTCGCGATCCGTGTCCTGTTGAATTCGGTCCAGTGGCTGACCGGTGCGATCAGAGAGTTCTTGGTTCAGTCGTTCCTTGAGATATAGAATTTCGTCTGCCTGAATCCGGATATCACTGGCCTGACCGCGGGCGCCACCAAGGGGTTGGTGGATCATGATCCGCGAATGCTGAAGGCTGCTGCGCTTACCTTTGGTTCCGGCACAGAGAAGAAACGCTCCCATACTCGCCGCCAAGCCGACACAAACAGTGTGCACATCAGGCTTGATGTGCTGCATGGTGTCAAAGATGCCAAGGCCGTCGTAAACGGAACCGCCGGGTGAATTGATGTAGAGATAAATATCCTTCTCGGGGTCTTCTGCTTCTAAGAAGAGCATCTGAGCAACGATGCGATTGGCCGAATCACTCGTGACGGCTTCCCCCAAGAAAATGATGCGTTCGCGTAGCAAGCGCGAATAGATGTCAAAAGCCCTTTCACCACGACCTGACTCCTCGATCACGATTGGAATCATGGCGTCCCTGCGAGTCTGACAATCCTAACGGCGTTGTCTTCGGCGCTAAGGTCACACTCATTCGATTGAGAGCACGCACGTTGGCTGAGCGTCACACCATCGCGGACAGCAAGCGCGCCTTTCATCAGGCCTTTCCGCATGTCATTGCTCCGCTGTACCGGCGGATTGCTGATGAACTACTGGTGGAGCTGCACCTGCTGAGTCACCAGGCTGCGTTCCAAGCCAACAACCTTTTCGCCGTCGGCCTCACCACCGTGTTTAAGCGCTTCACCCAGGGCTACCGCCCTGTGGAGCACCCCGCAGCCTTGTTATCTGCGCTTTGCAGCAGCAACGGATTTGACGCTGAACAGCTGAAGCAAACGGCTCAGCAATGCCTGCAGGACGCCAAAGGGCATTCCGATGACGCATCCCAGAGCTGGTTGAAAGAACAGTCCCTGAGAGACGGCTCTCACTACTCAAGACTGATGGCGGTTGGACTTCTCGCTCTGCTGGAAGGGTCGTCGGACGAGAGCGATGCAGAGGCCCTGCGTCAGCAGGCCATCGATCTGTCACCGGATCTTGGACTACCGGCTGAACGCGTCGAAAAGGATTTGACCGTGTTCTCCTCCAACAGTGAGCGGATGGAGCAGGCCGTGGAACTGATGCAGGAAACCCTCGCTGCGGAACGACGCAAGAAAGAAAAGCGCCTCGCAGAAGCCACTCAAGGTTCAGCCAGCTGACCCTCAAGCCACTGCCAGTCAGCCCTGTTCTTGAACAAGGGCTGAAGCTGCAGCTTCATCGACAAAGCCTGTTGAATCGTCTTTGACCAGCTGTCTGCCATCAGTCCCCGTCTGACCAGTTCTCGGGGAAGCATGGTCATGCTCAGCCGAGTGCCTGCATCGGTGCTGCCAGGATCACTGGGAAGCGGTGAACCCCCAAGACTCAACTCCAGACGTTGAAGCGAATCGTCCGAGGGGGCAACAATCCGACCTCCCAAGGGTGGTCCATCAGCTCGAGACCACACAACCGCTTCACTGGCTGATCGACCATCCGGGTTGATCACATCGACAACTTGACGCACCAGGCCACGCTCCTCCAGTGCTTTGCCAACCCTGTTGAGAGTGGACGCCAGGCGAGCTCGTGGCATGGTCAGTCGCAGGTTCATTTGAAGAACGGCATGAAACGGGCCACGGCTCACGGGGGTTAGACGAATCTGCAGCGGCGCTTTCAGCAGTGTTGTCAACGTCGAGGACGGGAGCCCGAAGTTCGACTCCAGTGATTGCTGTATCGACTCGTTTGTGAGGAGACGCCTCAGAAGTTGATCGGCTGCTGGACTTTCAAGCCGCAACAACAGGGCATCGTCTGCAACCGGCGTCATGGGCAGGCGTTCCTTCCCACGGAACAGAGGCGCAACCAACCGCACCCCAGCCGGTGCTTGTTCCAAAGACAGCGATGACACCACTCCGCTGAACCGAATCTGAGCCGCGGTGCGGGTGAGGCGGAGGCATCCGTTTGAAACCGATGAAAGCAACCGGGCGATGGGGCCTGCCATTGAGGACACTGCTGCAGGGGTCCAGTGCACAGCGGGTCCCTCCCGCAGCAAATCTAGACACTGATTCATCAGTCGCGATCGGGGAGGACGACTGCCCGCTGACTGCTGAACAAAGACCTTCGCATGCAAGTCGTCGGCGAACTCAATCCTCAGAGACGACTGTTCAGCTAGAGGATCAGACGGTGTCGACGGTAAGACCAGAACCGCTGGACCATCGTTCAGCCAGGCCGTCCACCAGATGGCCCCGTTGCTGTTCACCCAGAGAGACGGGTTGCTTCTTCTGATCCAAGCCTCTGACTCCAGAGCTCCGGCGGCGATTGATCGGCCTTAACCCGATGGCTTTGCAAAAGCTCTGAGACCGCCAACAGACGATGCATGGTCTCTTGATCACCGGCTGCGTCGTTTTTCCGAACAGCCGGTGTGACCAAACGCACCAGCGGCAGAACAATCAGAAGGCAGAAGATTGACGTTGTCAGCGGATGGACAAGCATCCAACGCAGACTGGCCGGCCTTCCCATCAGCTCAGGGTTGACGCCGACGTCTGTCCCGCAACTCGATGAAGGACAGATAAATCACAGAGACACTGACGAAGACGAGGAGAGCAGCCGCTGTGATCTCCAGTCCCTGGTTGAACGTGAACGTCGCAGGACCGTTCAAGGCCTCAGAAGTTCAAGGTTCCGTCGCCGTTGCGACCCCACACCACCATGGCGATGGAGAAGCTGAACATGGCGGCGAGCGATGCCCAGGCGACGGTGAACAGCATTGACTTGACTTATTCAATGGCTGGATCCTACCTAGGGTCCACGGCCAGCCTTCTTCGTTTGAAGCAACTGTCATGAGCAGCTCAAGTCCTGGCTCAGCGTCGTTGCTTGAGCGCCAGACCATCACCCAGCGCTATCCCCAGGCCCGTGTGATTGTTCTCGATGACGACGTCAACACGTTTCAGCACGTGGTTGACAGCCTGCGCAAGATCATCCCGGGCATGAGTGAGGAAAAGGCCTGGGGACTCGCCAACCGCATCGACGGACAGGGTTCCGCTGAAGTCTGGTGCGGTCCGCTTGAGCAGGCCGAGCTGTACCACCAGCAGCTGGCCGCAGAGGGGCTCACCATGGCTCCACTCGAACGCTGCTGAGCTCAATCCGCCGGTTGTCGCGTTGCTTTGGTGAGTCGCAGCAGATCCACGGTCTGCAGTCGTTGCGTCTTGGCATCGAGTACAAACCGAACCACTCGACCAGGGCAAAACGCCAGGCCCCGCACCTCCATGCCGTGGAGTTCGGAGGTCAACATTCTGGCTTCACAACCGCAACGTTCTGCCAGGGGGCCGGACACGGCACGTCGAAGAGTGTCAACTGATTTGAGCATCAGGGCCACTGGTGGCTCCCTCCGGCATAGCCAGGCTGGCTAGCTTCAAGCGGTTCTCAGGGATTCCTCAAGGTTTGGGCCGGGTCGTCATCACCCACAGCACCTATGTGGACGGGCTGATTCCCTGGCTCAAAAGCCTTGCCAAGGACCGCCGCATTCAAACGGTCACGCCAGCCGTGATCAATCGGGTTCGAGGTCGCAGTCAGACGCTTCAACTGCGGGTTTCAACCCCCATTCGCGGCGGGTTCAAGTTGATGGCTCGCAAGGGCAGCAGTGTTCAAGAAGTTTTTGTTGTCACAGAGCTGGAACAGAGCCAACTTCAAAAGGTCGTCGATGACCACAGGCCCTGAGTCGTCAATCAGTGCTTCTGAGCCGCCTGGCATGTCTCGGGGACTGACAGTCTGATTTCAGACTGACTGTCGCAGAGGCCGGCCCAGTCCGAGCGACGGAAGCATTGGGTAAGGATGGCGCGGCAAGCCACCTGAGCGTCATCGGGCAGAAAGCGCACGGGCTCCGCCTGCGCCAGAACCAGTCCGATCACAAGAAACAGCGTCGGCATCGTCAGGCTTGATCAATGGGGTGAACCACCGTGCCGTGCGAGCCCCAGTGGTCGACCTGGAAGAACCAGAAGGGGAAACAAAGTGGGGATTCGTTTCCGGCTACAGGGCCGGTTTACGGCACCGTCACGACAGTCTCCCCAAGTCGAAAGAGAGTCAGATCAGAGCACTAGAAAAAGGCCGTCACCAACACAGCAGTTCAGGTTTCAGCTTAAAGCTGAATTCACCGTTGGAGACGGCCAGATGCCGCGGATAACCTCCAGTGCGGATTCGGCTTGATGCTCTCGCTGCTTTGCATCAGCCCCCGAGAGCAACACGGTCACGTGACCGAGTTTGCGTCCAGGAGTTTCCGGTGACTTGCCATACCAGTGCAGGTGCGCATCCGGCAAAGCCGCTAAAGCGTCCAAGCGTTGTTGTAATGGCGTGGTGGCTGTCTCAAGCCCCAGCAGATTCACCATTAGTGCACCATTGCTGGTGAATTCAGGCGATGGAACCGGCAGACCGGCCGCAATGCACACCTGTTGGTCAAATTGACTGCTGCTGCAGGCTTCGATCGAGTAGTGGCCGGAATTGTGTGTTCGCGGAGCCACTTCGTTCACCTGTAACCCATCGGGTCCGAAGAAAAACTCCAGGGCCAGAACCCCGACGTAATTGAGTTTGGTGAGCAGGGACGCTGCCACGTTGTAGGCCTGGGCTTCCACCCCTTGGTCAACAGCCGCAGGAGCCAGAACCCAGTCGCAGACTTGCTGGCTTTGGTGGGTTTCCACAAGAGGGAAACGGCGAACCCGTCCCTGGGAATCACGACTCACCACCAGCGCCAGCTCTCGCTCGTAATCCACCCAGCACTCCAGCAGCCACTCATCCCTCTCCACACTGCGGATCAAGCGAGCCAGATCCTCAATCGACTCCACAACGACGGTCCCCTTGCCGTCGTATCCGCCATGGGCCGCTTTCGCCATCACCGGAAATGACCACCCCTGAGGCAGGGCTGGCTGAGCCGGCGGGATCCGACTCAACGGGCACCACGGAGGCGCGGAAATGGAGAGATCTGACAACAGCTGCCGCTGCGACAGCTTGTTGATCAGAGGTGAAAGGGCAGAAAGGGCCGGTCGGAACCTCACACCCTGCTGTTCCAGGGGAATGAGGGCATCTATGTTGACCCACTCGTTTTCAAACGTGATTCCCTGGCAGCCCACCACCAATTGGCGGGTTCCTGCTGTGTCACGAGGGTCCGCGATGACCTGACGGGACGAACCAGCACAAGCGGGGTCGTCGGTGGAACCGGTCTGAACCGCCACGGCCACCTGCCGTTCTGCAGCAGCTTCCACCATCATGCGAGCGAGCTGGCCGCCGCCGACGACACCGATCATCTCGGCCGTGGTGGTCATTCCCCATGGGTGCGTAATCTCCCGCAGCTTGCCACTCAATGGAGCGCCTGACCTCTCAGATCAGGGCACGATTGCCACTGAAGGCCAGACGCACCAGGGTGAACAGCATCACCACAAGGAACAGAGCAAGCCCGAGGGTGCAGGCATAACTGATCTCCAGTTCAGCGAAGGCTTGGTCATAGAAGTAATAAACGATGGTCCGCGTTGAATCGGCAGGCCCACCCTGAGTCATCAGAAACACCTCCTCAAACACCTTGGTGGCCGCGATCGACGACACCACAGCCACCAGGGAAACGTAGGGACGAAGCAACGGCAGGGTGATGTCCACGTGCTGGCGCCAGCCCTCGCTGCCATCGAGTTCGGCCGCCTCGTAGAGCTCTTTCGGGATCCCCTGCAATCCCGCCAGGAAAATCACCATGTAATACCCGAGCCCTTTCCACAACGTAACCACCATCACGGCAGGCAGAGCGAGCTGTGGTGACGTCAGAAAACCGATCGGGGTGAAGGCTGGGCCGAGCAACACAGCCAGCCAGCCATTGATCAGGCCGTTTTCGGCGTAGAGCCAACGGAAGGCGATGGCTGCCACCACAATGGAGACCAGCACCGGTGTGTAGAACGCGCCGCGCATCAGGTGACTGCCGGGCAGGCCCCGATTCACCAGAACCGCCAGAGCCAGTGAGCCGACAACAATCGGCGGGACCACACCGAAGAGATAGAGAAACGTGGTGAGCATCACCCGACGCACCATCGGATCCGACAACAACC is a window of Synechococcus sp. A15-24 DNA encoding:
- the ftsH gene encoding ATP-dependent zinc metalloprotease FtsH, with product MNQRWRIVALWLLPIGVVLLIGWQVISNGGLNSQNAGGTTVAPRNAAVARMSYGRFLDYVEAGRVTAVDIYDGGRNAVIEAVDPDLDNRVQRLRVDLPGLAPELVNTLKEEGISFDIHPPRTAPQALGLLGNLLFPLLLIGSLIFLARRNSGMPGGPGQAMQFGKSKARFMMEAETGVMFDDVAGVAEAKQELQEVVTFLKQPERFTSVGAQIPRGLLLVGPPGTGKTLLAKAIAGEAGVPFFSLSGSEFVEMFVGVGASRVRDLFKKAKENSPCLIFIDEIDAVGRQRGAGIGGGNDEREQTLNQLLTEMDGFEGNSGIIIIAATNRPDVLDSALMRPGRFDRQVTVDAPDIKGRLSILEVHCRNKKLEEELSLESIARRTPGFTGADLANLMNEAAILTARRRKEAIGLSEIDDAVDRIIAGMEGRPLTDGRSKRLIAYHEVGHALIGTLVKDHDPVQKVTLIPRGQAQGLTWFSPDEEQTLVTRAQLKARIMGALGGRAAEDVVFGHEEVTTGAGGDIQQVASMARQMVTRLGMSDLGPVALEGGGQEVFLGRDLMSRNDISESISQQIDAQVRQMVKRCYEETLDIVAANREAMDRLVELLIEKETMDGGEFAAVVAEFTQVPDKDRTVVMLD
- a CDS encoding DUF2256 domain-containing protein, which translates into the protein MKSGLPSKICPVCERPFQWRKAWRNNWDSVIYCSERCRWRKFKQPDSK
- the clpP gene encoding ATP-dependent Clp endopeptidase proteolytic subunit ClpP produces the protein MIPIVIEESGRGERAFDIYSRLLRERIIFLGEAVTSDSANRIVAQMLFLEAEDPEKDIYLYINSPGGSVYDGLGIFDTMQHIKPDVHTVCVGLAASMGAFLLCAGTKGKRSSLQHSRIMIHQPLGGARGQASDIRIQADEILYLKERLNQELSDRTGQPLDRIQQDTDRDFFMSPGEAVEYGLIDSVIDKRPVQAVE
- the psb29 gene encoding photosystem II biogenesis protein Psp29 — encoded protein: MAERHTIADSKRAFHQAFPHVIAPLYRRIADELLVELHLLSHQAAFQANNLFAVGLTTVFKRFTQGYRPVEHPAALLSALCSSNGFDAEQLKQTAQQCLQDAKGHSDDASQSWLKEQSLRDGSHYSRLMAVGLLALLEGSSDESDAEALRQQAIDLSPDLGLPAERVEKDLTVFSSNSERMEQAVELMQETLAAERRKKEKRLAEATQGSAS
- the petN gene encoding cytochrome b6-f complex subunit PetN, which encodes MLFTVAWASLAAMFSFSIAMVVWGRNGDGTLNF
- the clpS gene encoding ATP-dependent Clp protease adapter ClpS, which produces MSSSSPGSASLLERQTITQRYPQARVIVLDDDVNTFQHVVDSLRKIIPGMSEEKAWGLANRIDGQGSAEVWCGPLEQAELYHQQLAAEGLTMAPLERC
- a CDS encoding DUF2103 domain-containing protein, yielding MGRVVITHSTYVDGLIPWLKSLAKDRRIQTVTPAVINRVRGRSQTLQLRVSTPIRGGFKLMARKGSSVQEVFVVTELEQSQLQKVVDDHRP
- a CDS encoding 5-(carboxyamino)imidazole ribonucleotide synthase, with the protein product MTTTAEMIGVVGGGQLARMMVEAAAERQVAVAVQTGSTDDPACAGSSRQVIADPRDTAGTRQLVVGCQGITFENEWVNIDALIPLEQQGVRFRPALSALSPLINKLSQRQLLSDLSISAPPWCPLSRIPPAQPALPQGWSFPVMAKAAHGGYDGKGTVVVESIEDLARLIRSVERDEWLLECWVDYERELALVVSRDSQGRVRRFPLVETHQSQQVCDWVLAPAAVDQGVEAQAYNVAASLLTKLNYVGVLALEFFFGPDGLQVNEVAPRTHNSGHYSIEACSSSQFDQQVCIAAGLPVPSPEFTSNGALMVNLLGLETATTPLQQRLDALAALPDAHLHWYGKSPETPGRKLGHVTVLLSGADAKQREHQAESALEVIRGIWPSPTVNSALS
- a CDS encoding sugar ABC transporter permease: MRRSLVAWAFLLPALVLISLSVLVPALMALVMSFTASGLDVTEPLRFVGLANLQRLLSDPMVRRVMLTTFLYLFGVVPPIVVGSLALAVLVNRGLPGSHLMRGAFYTPVLVSIVVAAIAFRWLYAENGLINGWLAVLLGPAFTPIGFLTSPQLALPAVMVVTLWKGLGYYMVIFLAGLQGIPKELYEAAELDGSEGWRQHVDITLPLLRPYVSLVAVVSSIAATKVFEEVFLMTQGGPADSTRTIVYYFYDQAFAELEISYACTLGLALFLVVMLFTLVRLAFSGNRALI